From Rhizophagus irregularis chromosome 9, complete sequence, the proteins below share one genomic window:
- a CDS encoding uncharacterized protein (SECRETED:cutsite_VFA-TD; SECRETED:prob_0.7430); SECRETED:SignalP(1-24), producing MSLLRKSIIIATILAAYIAIVVFATDSNIGNNVCDVSKKDLFNGTQNPNGECVTTVMGEIPSKNKMVSTVIIFPIETSKIKAFQQFTIRTKTINLKTGFFDDPVKQYYIFPQTLDNKGFIQGHSHVTVQKILNRFAPLDPQKFDFFKGLNDPADGKGELTALVEKGLPAGNYRLCTMVSSFAHQPTLMPVAQRGAQDDCVRFTVA from the exons atgagtctCTTAAGGAAATCAATTATCATTGCAACAATCCTGGCCGCTTATATCGCCATAGTCGTATTCGCTACAGATTCAAACATTGGTAATAACGTTTGCGATGTATCCAAGAAGGACTTATTTAATGGAACTCAAAATCCTAATGGAGAATGTGTGACAACTGTTATGGGAGAGATTCCAAGCAAAAACAAGATGGTTTCAACTGTAATCATTTTCCCAATTGAAACCTCCAAAATTAAGGCGTTCCAACAATTCACTATTAGAACCAAAACAATTAATTTGAAAACTGGCTTTTTCGATGATCCTgtaaaacaatattatattttccCACAAACTCTTGATAACAAAGGTTTTATTCAAGGCCATTCTCACGTAACggttcaaaaaatattaaaccgCTTTGCACCTCTTGATCCCCAAAAATTTGATTTCTTCAAAGGTTTAAATGATCCAGCTGACGGTAAAGGTGAATTAACTGCATTAGTTGAAAAGGGGTTACCAGCTGGTAATTATCGTCTTTGCACCATGGTTTCTTCATTTGCCCATCAACCGACCTTAATGCCTGTTGCTCAAAGag gcGCTCAAGATGATTGTGTAAGATTTACAGTAGCATAA